A window of the Deltaproteobacteria bacterium genome harbors these coding sequences:
- a CDS encoding alkaline phosphatase family protein: MKRLLAVVFLFLPFVSGAEGSLSRAPVVGIPQNGRVPILVRGIEEDRVRISFREEGSQKIQSTDWSPLKKSADYSTTLWLEGIKAKTPHQYRVEFGHSPPGEWISLKGFQEEERPGKFRFVFSSCFREKFKPHHVFEAIQKESPDFVALLGDSIYADSDGDLNKKKEREGSPLEAFRGKYQRNLDGHFQNLFRGIPVAAIWDDHDYGMNNGDRNYHFKVVSRSVFKETFPRYPFVEPQQGLYYQFRISDVDFFALDTRWYRSSIFEKDGGRKTMLGKRQLKWLLKALKESEEHGIPLKVIFSSVSWNDFGGDRPRDRPEAIDSWAGYKKERQKILDFIKENSIRGVLVLSGDQHWPSVDLIQGADQISPISRSKNGAVYSLKDHSGTVFEVSASPLNTSQSSRPPSVRPEEPLLESAVSLFRPPWWGDPPAQIPGHLKRTVSIYGLAEVDTTGLNKKVNVILKEMDRVTQRVAKLFEIEIRL; the protein is encoded by the coding sequence ATGAAACGATTACTGGCGGTCGTTTTTCTTTTTTTGCCCTTTGTTTCAGGGGCGGAAGGGTCACTGAGTCGGGCACCGGTCGTCGGTATCCCTCAAAACGGAAGAGTCCCAATCCTTGTGAGGGGAATCGAAGAGGATCGGGTGCGGATCTCCTTTCGGGAGGAGGGAAGTCAGAAGATCCAGTCGACCGACTGGTCTCCACTCAAAAAATCAGCTGATTATTCAACGACCCTCTGGCTGGAAGGTATCAAGGCAAAGACCCCCCACCAGTATCGTGTTGAGTTTGGACATTCACCACCTGGAGAATGGATCAGTCTCAAGGGATTTCAGGAAGAGGAAAGACCGGGGAAATTTCGATTCGTCTTTTCCTCCTGCTTCCGGGAGAAGTTTAAACCCCATCATGTCTTTGAGGCGATTCAAAAAGAGTCGCCAGATTTTGTGGCCCTCCTGGGTGATAGTATCTACGCCGATTCCGATGGGGACCTGAATAAGAAGAAGGAGAGAGAGGGATCACCCCTGGAGGCGTTCCGTGGGAAGTATCAGAGAAATTTGGACGGACATTTCCAAAACCTGTTTCGGGGAATACCGGTAGCGGCGATCTGGGACGATCATGATTATGGGATGAACAACGGTGACCGGAATTATCATTTTAAAGTGGTTTCGAGGAGCGTCTTTAAGGAGACATTTCCTCGCTACCCTTTTGTCGAACCTCAACAAGGACTCTACTATCAGTTTCGAATCTCTGACGTCGATTTTTTTGCCCTCGATACGCGGTGGTACCGCTCATCGATCTTTGAGAAAGATGGTGGGAGAAAAACGATGTTGGGGAAGAGACAACTCAAGTGGTTGCTCAAAGCCCTGAAGGAATCCGAAGAACACGGAATACCACTCAAGGTGATCTTTTCAAGTGTCTCATGGAATGACTTTGGAGGTGACAGACCGAGGGATCGGCCAGAAGCAATCGATAGTTGGGCTGGCTATAAAAAAGAGCGGCAGAAGATCCTCGATTTCATCAAGGAGAACTCCATTCGAGGAGTCCTTGTCCTTTCCGGGGACCAACACTGGCCCAGTGTTGATCTGATTCAGGGTGCCGATCAGATCTCCCCGATTTCTCGTTCGAAAAACGGGGCTGTTTATTCATTGAAGGATCATTCCGGGACTGTTTTTGAGGTGTCAGCGTCACCCCTCAATACCAGTCAGTCATCCCGGCCACCATCGGTACGACCGGAAGAACCTCTACTGGAGAGTGCGGTTTCGCTTTTTCGCCCTCCCTGGTGGGGAGATCCGCCAGCACAGATTCCCGGTCATCTCAAAAGAACAGTGTCGATCTATGGTCTTGCAGAGGTCGATACGACAGGTCTTAACAAGAAGGTAAACGTTATTCTCAAGGAGATGGATCGGGTGACGCAAAGGGTAGCGAAGCTGTTTGAGATTGAAATTCGATTATGA
- a CDS encoding MFS transporter: MIPLRKKLFWISLLYFAEGLPLGIVYDVLPVYFRQHQVSLKEIGFMFFLTLPWAIKVFWSPLVDRLGRYQNWISVCLLGLGVWVISIPFFDPSHPALPLWTVLLLFSLTSATQDIAIDAYSIGLVEKGEEGVVNGFRVSLYRIALMAGGGGTMFLVRPLGWQAIYFLLGGTFLLMALVTRLLPQIEVTRQTGHEWKEQFLKFITRSGAIPVFLFILTYKMGDLLMGPMVKPFWVDRGMTPEEIGAISTIGGALMTIVGAMIGGVFTSRYGIFRGLWVLGITQAISNLNYGAVAALNLPKMFLYGASLFESFTGGLGTAAFLAFLMRICEKSQAATQYALLSALFGLTRFFGGWSGLAVESLGYSNFFFLTFLFAFPSYLFLPWARRWLR, encoded by the coding sequence ATGATCCCTCTCAGAAAAAAACTCTTCTGGATCTCACTCCTCTACTTCGCCGAAGGGCTACCACTTGGGATTGTCTACGATGTCCTTCCAGTCTACTTCCGTCAGCATCAGGTCTCGCTCAAAGAGATCGGATTCATGTTTTTTCTGACCCTGCCATGGGCGATCAAGGTCTTCTGGTCACCGCTTGTCGATCGTTTGGGGCGCTACCAAAACTGGATCTCGGTTTGCCTCTTGGGATTGGGAGTTTGGGTCATCTCGATTCCTTTTTTTGATCCCTCTCATCCCGCCCTCCCCCTGTGGACCGTTCTTCTTCTCTTCTCACTGACCTCGGCGACGCAGGATATCGCGATCGATGCCTATTCGATCGGTCTCGTGGAAAAGGGGGAGGAAGGGGTCGTCAATGGCTTTCGTGTCAGTCTCTACCGGATTGCACTCATGGCGGGTGGCGGAGGAACCATGTTTCTGGTGAGGCCCCTCGGGTGGCAGGCGATCTATTTCCTGCTCGGTGGGACGTTTCTTCTCATGGCGCTCGTGACCAGACTCCTCCCGCAGATCGAGGTCACTCGACAGACAGGCCACGAATGGAAGGAACAGTTTCTAAAATTCATTACCCGTTCCGGTGCGATTCCGGTCTTCCTTTTTATTCTGACCTACAAAATGGGGGACTTGTTGATGGGGCCAATGGTGAAACCGTTCTGGGTCGATCGCGGGATGACACCGGAGGAGATCGGGGCAATCTCGACGATTGGTGGGGCGCTCATGACGATCGTAGGGGCAATGATAGGAGGGGTTTTCACGAGTCGTTATGGAATCTTTCGCGGCCTCTGGGTCTTGGGGATCACACAGGCGATTTCGAATTTGAACTACGGTGCCGTTGCCGCTCTCAATCTGCCAAAGATGTTTCTCTATGGCGCCTCACTCTTCGAATCGTTTACGGGCGGGCTTGGGACGGCGGCGTTTCTCGCCTTCCTCATGAGGATCTGCGAAAAAAGCCAGGCGGCGACACAGTATGCGCTTCTCTCGGCGTTATTTGGACTCACCCGTTTTTTTGGGGGTTGGAGTGGACTCGCGGTTGAATCACTGGGTTATTCGAACTTCTTTTTTCTCACCTTTCTCTTCGCCTTCCCGAGTTATCTTTTCTTGCCGTGGGCAAGACGGTGGTTGAGGTAG
- the typA gene encoding translational GTPase TypA: MTRHLATNPKIRNVAIIAHVDHGKTTLVDFMLRQSGTFRENQAVDERVMDSMDLERERGITIASKNCAVHWKGTKINIIDTPGHADFGGEVERGLKMVDGAILLVDACEGPLPQTRFVLKKALESHLKIIVVINKIDRKDARPQEVLNEIYSLFIDLDADDTQIEFPILYAIGRDGIAQPTLEKRGVSLAPLFDTILQEIPPPSYDPQEPFQMLVTNLSYSDYVGRLAIGRIFNGQVKKNDTLVCIPKEGQPRPLKISSLQVYDGIQIHEVDHVEAGDIAMLSGIEDVEIGDTICTGEFPKPLKRIMVDEPTVSMKFMINTSPFSGREGQWVQSRKIFERLQRETLHNVALRVEEGESADSFVVKGRGEFQMAILIETMRREGYELSVGRPQVILKEKNGVALEPIEHLFVDIQEDFTGIITQKLAMRQGRMINMVNHGTGRVRLEFSIPSRGLIGYRNEFLTDTKGTGLMNSYVQGYEPCRGEIKSRVTGSLVSDRMGDSVAYGLFHLEPRGILFIEAGVPVYEGMIIGENNREQDLNVNPCKEKKLSNMRAAGKDENIVLSPILPMTLERAIEFVRDDEQVEATPKNIRLRKNILSATHRK; the protein is encoded by the coding sequence ATGACAAGACATTTAGCAACCAACCCCAAGATCCGAAACGTTGCGATTATCGCGCATGTCGATCATGGCAAGACGACGCTCGTTGATTTTATGCTCCGGCAGAGCGGTACCTTTCGTGAGAATCAGGCGGTGGACGAGAGGGTCATGGACAGCATGGATCTCGAACGGGAACGCGGGATCACCATCGCCTCGAAAAATTGCGCGGTCCACTGGAAGGGGACCAAGATCAATATCATCGACACCCCAGGCCATGCCGATTTCGGCGGTGAAGTGGAACGGGGTCTCAAGATGGTCGATGGGGCAATTCTGCTGGTCGATGCCTGCGAGGGACCGCTACCTCAGACCCGTTTTGTCCTGAAGAAGGCGCTTGAGTCCCACCTCAAGATTATCGTCGTCATTAACAAGATCGACCGGAAGGATGCGCGTCCCCAAGAGGTCTTGAATGAAATTTACAGCCTCTTCATCGATCTCGACGCGGATGATACGCAGATTGAATTCCCGATCCTGTATGCCATCGGCCGTGATGGGATCGCCCAACCGACGCTGGAGAAGAGGGGAGTGAGCCTCGCCCCACTTTTTGATACGATTCTTCAAGAGATCCCGCCGCCAAGTTATGATCCCCAAGAACCTTTTCAGATGCTGGTCACGAATCTCTCTTACTCGGATTATGTCGGACGACTCGCGATCGGCAGGATTTTCAACGGGCAGGTCAAAAAAAATGACACCCTGGTTTGTATTCCGAAAGAGGGGCAACCCAGACCCCTCAAGATTTCGAGTCTTCAGGTTTATGATGGAATCCAGATTCATGAGGTGGATCATGTCGAGGCAGGGGATATTGCGATGCTCTCGGGGATTGAAGATGTCGAGATCGGCGATACGATCTGCACCGGTGAATTTCCAAAACCATTGAAACGAATCATGGTCGACGAGCCGACCGTCTCGATGAAATTCATGATCAATACCTCTCCCTTTTCCGGGCGTGAGGGGCAGTGGGTTCAGTCACGCAAGATTTTCGAGCGATTGCAAAGAGAGACGCTGCATAACGTCGCCCTCCGTGTCGAAGAGGGGGAATCGGCAGACTCCTTCGTCGTGAAGGGACGTGGTGAATTTCAGATGGCGATCCTGATCGAAACAATGCGTCGCGAGGGGTATGAGCTCAGTGTGGGACGACCTCAAGTGATTCTGAAGGAAAAGAATGGTGTGGCACTCGAACCGATCGAACATCTTTTTGTGGATATTCAGGAAGATTTTACCGGGATCATCACTCAAAAGTTGGCGATGCGTCAGGGACGTATGATCAACATGGTCAATCACGGCACCGGCCGGGTTCGACTGGAATTCTCGATCCCTTCCCGTGGATTGATTGGATACCGCAACGAATTTTTAACTGACACGAAGGGAACCGGTCTCATGAACTCTTACGTCCAGGGATACGAGCCATGCCGCGGAGAGATCAAAAGTCGTGTCACCGGCTCGCTCGTTTCCGACCGGATGGGAGATTCAGTCGCCTATGGACTGTTTCATCTGGAGCCTCGAGGGATATTGTTCATTGAGGCGGGGGTGCCGGTTTATGAAGGGATGATCATCGGCGAAAACAATCGCGAACAGGATCTCAACGTCAATCCCTGCAAGGAGAAAAAACTCTCGAACATGCGGGCCGCCGGCAAGGATGAAAACATCGTCCTCAGCCCGATTCTCCCGATGACGCTGGAACGGGCGATTGAATTTGTTCGAGACGACGAGCAGGTCGAGGCCACTCCCAAAAATATCCGCCTTCGTAAAAACATCCTCTCAGCCACTCACAGGAAGTGA
- a CDS encoding glutathione S-transferase N-terminal domain-containing protein gives MKFIRWILGRIILLIEVLFAPKGVRRSPEAQARVDQQTTRLALYQFKACPFCVKVRFTIKKLGLNIVTCDAQKNPQYKKELVEQGGQHMVPCLRIEKENGTAQWLYESADIIRYLTERFSTV, from the coding sequence ATGAAATTCATTCGTTGGATCTTAGGAAGAATCATCTTGCTCATCGAGGTACTCTTTGCCCCCAAGGGGGTTCGACGTTCCCCAGAGGCACAGGCAAGGGTCGATCAGCAAACCACACGACTGGCACTCTATCAATTTAAAGCCTGTCCCTTTTGTGTGAAGGTCCGTTTCACAATAAAAAAGCTTGGGTTGAATATTGTCACGTGCGATGCCCAAAAAAATCCTCAGTACAAGAAAGAGCTGGTCGAACAGGGGGGACAGCATATGGTCCCCTGCCTTCGTATCGAAAAAGAAAATGGTACCGCTCAGTGGCTGTATGAATCAGCCGATATCATCCGCTACCTGACCGAACGATTTTCTACAGTATAA
- a CDS encoding peptidylprolyl isomerase — protein MTDSKFTEPKQPLKDIQKQTKAILHTEKGDITLELYPKEAPLTVTNFVNLSKGGFYNNLTFHRVVENFVIQGGDPQGTGAGGPGYDLPAELKNNPHKHVEGALATARLGDQVNPEKRSSGSQFYITLAPTPFLDNNYTVFGKVTSGMEVVKKIRVGDKIKSVEILGEGR, from the coding sequence ATGACCGACTCAAAATTTACCGAACCGAAGCAGCCGTTGAAAGATATTCAAAAACAGACCAAGGCGATCCTTCATACGGAGAAGGGAGATATTACCCTTGAGCTCTACCCGAAGGAGGCCCCTCTCACCGTCACGAATTTTGTGAATCTCTCCAAAGGTGGTTTTTATAACAATCTCACCTTCCATCGGGTCGTTGAGAATTTTGTGATTCAAGGGGGAGATCCGCAGGGAACCGGCGCGGGAGGGCCCGGTTACGACCTTCCGGCCGAGCTAAAGAATAACCCCCACAAACATGTGGAAGGGGCACTGGCGACCGCTAGGTTAGGGGATCAGGTGAATCCGGAAAAACGTTCCAGTGGGAGTCAGTTTTACATCACGCTCGCTCCAACCCCGTTCTTGGATAACAACTACACCGTCTTCGGAAAAGTCACCTCCGGCATGGAGGTCGTAAAAAAGATTCGTGTGGGAGACAAAATTAAGAGCGTTGAGATTCTGGGAGAAGGTCGGTAA
- a CDS encoding DEAD/DEAH box helicase gives MKTTESDGAGFETLKLHPNLLKGIHHLGFLRPTPIQAQAIPAILEGRDVIGLAQTGTGKTAAFVLPILHRLLQSPPRKMPRALIVAPTRELALQSMDHLKALSRFVHLKGTAIFGGVSFQPQISAIQNGIDILSATPGRLLDHVEAGRLKLSEIETFVLDEVDQMLDMGFLPAIQQIIRLLPARRQNLVFSATLSSQMSALVHKILTNPVTVQVGQRSSVATGIRHAVYPVPRHLKIELLIEILRGQGMTSVLIFTRTKRNADRLGIKLQKRGFVVSVIHGDRNQNQRLRALNDFRNGRSQILVATDVAARGIDVEEITHVINLDVPEAPEMYIHRIGRTARADATGDAFTLVDRQEEPLIRDIERLLKQALPRVTLPDFDYKKPKPDMPDHPAQRHHHSQWKRSYRR, from the coding sequence GTGAAAACCACTGAGAGTGACGGTGCCGGTTTTGAGACACTTAAACTTCACCCGAATCTTTTAAAGGGAATCCATCACCTCGGATTCTTAAGGCCGACGCCGATTCAGGCCCAGGCGATCCCGGCGATTCTGGAGGGGCGCGATGTTATTGGGCTTGCCCAAACCGGGACCGGAAAGACCGCCGCATTCGTCCTGCCGATCCTTCATCGCTTGTTGCAATCCCCCCCGCGCAAGATGCCACGAGCACTCATTGTGGCACCGACACGGGAATTAGCACTCCAATCAATGGATCATCTCAAGGCACTGTCCCGTTTTGTTCATCTCAAGGGGACCGCGATCTTCGGCGGTGTTTCGTTTCAGCCACAAATCTCGGCGATCCAGAACGGAATTGATATACTTTCTGCCACACCCGGTCGCCTGCTCGACCATGTGGAGGCCGGTCGACTGAAACTCTCCGAAATTGAAACGTTTGTGTTGGATGAAGTGGATCAGATGTTAGACATGGGTTTTCTCCCCGCCATTCAACAAATCATCCGACTCCTGCCCGCCCGAAGGCAAAATCTGGTTTTTTCGGCAACGCTTTCGTCTCAGATGTCAGCCCTGGTGCACAAGATTCTCACCAATCCGGTGACGGTTCAAGTGGGACAACGATCTTCTGTCGCCACTGGGATCCGACATGCCGTCTATCCGGTGCCTCGCCACCTTAAAATAGAGCTTTTGATCGAGATCCTGCGGGGGCAAGGGATGACATCGGTACTGATTTTCACACGCACCAAGCGGAATGCCGATCGGCTGGGCATTAAACTGCAAAAGAGAGGTTTTGTGGTATCGGTGATTCATGGTGACCGCAATCAAAATCAGCGCCTTCGGGCCCTCAACGATTTTCGAAATGGACGAAGCCAGATCTTGGTCGCCACTGACGTCGCGGCACGAGGCATCGATGTGGAAGAGATCACGCATGTCATCAATCTGGATGTTCCGGAGGCCCCAGAGATGTACATCCATCGGATCGGCCGTACCGCGCGCGCAGATGCCACGGGAGACGCCTTTACATTGGTTGACCGTCAAGAGGAGCCGTTGATTCGGGACATTGAACGATTATTGAAACAGGCCTTACCGCGAGTGACGCTTCCTGATTTTGATTATAAAAAACCAAAGCCGGATATGCCCGATCATCCAGCGCAGCGCCATCATCATTCCCAATGGAAAAGATCGTATCGTAGGTAA
- a CDS encoding DNA-deoxyinosine glycosylase, translating into MIQSFPSVASPDAEVLILGSMPGERSLQEQQYYAHPYNAFWDIMGALFRASRHLEYEERLRILKENRVALWDVAFQCRRDGSLDSDIRSVTPNDFQTFFASHPQIHSIFFNGHKAEDLFTKLVLKNLGDFSQKLKLVRLPSTSPAHASLTRDQKKRRWQRELKVALTFSLYSGTQS; encoded by the coding sequence ATGATCCAAAGCTTCCCTTCTGTCGCATCACCCGATGCGGAGGTCCTCATCCTGGGCTCAATGCCGGGTGAGAGATCCTTGCAAGAGCAACAATACTACGCCCACCCCTACAATGCGTTTTGGGATATTATGGGGGCCCTTTTCAGAGCCAGTCGTCATTTAGAATATGAAGAGAGGCTTCGGATCCTGAAGGAAAACCGTGTCGCCCTCTGGGACGTCGCCTTTCAATGCCGACGTGATGGGAGTTTGGACTCTGATATTCGATCCGTGACCCCGAATGACTTTCAAACATTCTTTGCCAGCCACCCGCAGATTCATTCAATCTTTTTTAATGGTCACAAGGCGGAAGATCTTTTTACAAAACTGGTTTTGAAGAATTTGGGTGATTTTTCTCAAAAATTAAAGCTTGTCCGCCTGCCTTCCACCAGCCCAGCCCACGCCTCGCTCACGAGGGATCAAAAAAAGAGGCGATGGCAGCGGGAACTAAAGGTGGCATTGACCTTCAGCCTGTATTCAGGTACCCAGTCCTGA